CGTTTATCCCGTTTCTGACGATGATTCTGTCGGTGATATTCTACAGGGTGTTCGACCTTAATGAATCTGGTTTTGTGATAATACTGACGGCGTTGCTTATTTTGCCGTTATTCCCCTATGGGAAGATCAAAAGATGTAAATTTGTGAACAGGAACGGAAAACTGTTGTAATATCGACATTCCCTCAGCAAGAACAGAAAAGCACCGGCTCTTCTCGCTGGGGGAATGTGCATATTGATGCAAAATCACATAAATTATCGTAATGGGCACATATTCTGTCTACTCACAGTCAGCGCTCTATACGATGTCTAGGGCTGTTTTTCTCTTTGGCGCGGGGAATTCGCGGTCGATGAGACGGAGCTCTTCTTCCGTCAGGGTTATGCCGCCCGCCGCCGCGTTGCTCAGCGCGTGTTGTTTTTGTCCGCTGCGGGGAATGGCGATCACGTTTCCGCTGCGGATGGCGAAGGCGAGGAGTATTTGCGCGACGGTGGCGTCATGGTTTGCGGCGATCTTGCTGAGCGTCCCGCTGCCGTAGAGTCCGCGGTGCAGGCCGCCGCCCTGCGCCAGCGGACAGTAGCCCATCACGGGGATGCGGCGCTCCGTCAGCCACGGAAGCAGGGAGTATTCAATGCCGCGCGAGGCTATGTGATAGAGCACCTGGTTCGCGGCGCAGTTTTTTCCGCCGGGGACGTTCCACAGCTCCCGCATGTCGTCAGTGTCGAAATTGGAGACG
This genomic stretch from Cloacibacillus sp. harbors:
- a CDS encoding aldo/keto reductase, with the translated sequence MDRQIRFPDGETVPAIGQGTWFLGDHKEKAEQEKEALIAGVEAGMTLIDTAEMYGEGRAERLVGQAVRELDRERLFLVSKVYPHNAGRERIFKSCEASLERMGTTYLDLYLLHWRGPVPLEETAACMEELKKRGLIRRWGVSNFDTDDMRELWNVPGGKNCAANQVLYHIASRGIEYSLLPWLTERRIPVMGYCPLAQGGGLHRGLYGSGTLSKIAANHDATVAQILLAFAIRSGNVIAIPRSGQKQHALSNAAAGGITLTEEELRLIDREFPAPKRKTALDIV